In one Silene latifolia isolate original U9 population chromosome 10, ASM4854445v1, whole genome shotgun sequence genomic region, the following are encoded:
- the LOC141606640 gene encoding F-box protein At4g09920-like encodes MNPDCEETIPGQLNTVDRLSDLPDFILHDIISYLGTREAYRTCILSKRWAHISGTNPIIEFHYYCKTENSSTRYWPSKEVSARLLEYMDTRMQRYAKDNLRVRTLRLIFPDSNEVFSCDVDQIELSSKLEEFSCKVDEWIQIAVRNQVARLDLDGPIRYQLPDILLSAKSLRQLDCMNVKLPYYNKAINLASLRTLVLFNVVVEEQLLNQIISSCPLLRCLSVRNCAGFKPIVIPYCSQLKKLTLSYSLPENGTIILETLGLTHFQFLGEYFDDLWPVMAKPGLLRNLRTFDIVGSGITDGELGKLLPELASLKTLRLTYCHFLRTVRISSNQLKKIYLNYCSTLLDVMIDAPSLTKFKYKGIFHPYRAITISSQASCVISIHTTPKYLDTRGFFKLKKLMTGLRSCNALKISITNYTDEPVCDDIQFDEEELGDVNFGPPRNITELKLGLNYWTCHPEIIIFRIRSEEPDLMIQLFTSELEDLVNCWKHPLKRVEFPDANCSNILKSTKVVVQLRLHW; translated from the exons ATGAATCCTGATTGCGAGGAAACGATACCTGGGCAGTTGAACACTGTTGATAGGCTCTCAGATTTACCGGATTTCATCTTACATGATATCATTTCTTATCTGGGTACGAGGGAGGCGTATAGAACTTGTATCTTGTCGAAAAGATGGGCTCATATTTCGGGTACAAACCCAATTATTGAGTTTCATTATTATTGTAAGACGGAGAATTCATCCACAAGGTATTGGCCATCTAAGGAAGTCTCTGCCAGATTATTAGAATATATGGATACAAGAATGCAAAGATACGCTAAAGATAACCTACGTGTAAGGACGCTCAGACTTATATTTCCAGATTCTAATGAAGTGTTTAGCTGCGATGTTGACCAAATAGAGTTATCTAGCAAATTAGAAGAGTTTTCTTGCAAAGTTGATGAGTGGATTCAGATAGCTGTGCGCAATCAGGTTGCAAGACTTGATCTTGATGGTCCTATTAGGTACCAATTGCCTGACATTTTGCTCTCCGCAAAATCTCTAAGACAACTTGACTGCATGAATGTCAAATTACCGTACTACAACAAAGCTATAAATCTTGCATCTCTTCGTACTTTGGTATTATTTAATGTCGTTGTAGAGGAACAACTGCTAAATCAAATCATTAGTTCGTGCCCGTTGTTGAGGTGTTTGTCAGTTAGGAATTGCGCTGGCTTTAAACCTATTGTCATTCCTTATTGTAGTCAATTGAAGAAGCTTACTTTAAGTTATTCTTTACCTGAAAACGGGACTATCATTCTTGAGACCTTGGGTCTTACGCATTTTCAGTTTTTGGGCGAGTATTTTGATGATCTTTGGCCAGTTATGGCAAAGCCTGGTTTATTGAGAAATTTGAGGACATTTGATATCGTTGGTTCTGGTATTACAGACGGGGAACTTGGCAAACTATTACCTGAATTAGCCTCATTAAAGACTTTGCGGTTAACCTACTGTCATTTTCTGAGAACTGTCAGGATTTCAAGTAATCAACTAAAGAAGATTTACTTGAATTATTGCTCTACTTTGTTAGATGTTATGATTGATGCTCCAAGTTTGACGAAGTTCAAATATAAAGGGATCTTTCACCCTTATCGTGCTATCACCATTAGTAGTCAAGCCAGTTGTGTTATCTCTATTCACACTACACCTAAATATCTTGATACTCGTGGATTTTTCAAATTGAAAAAGCTAATGACTGGACTAAGAAGCTGCAATGCTCTGAAAATTTCGATAACCAACTATACTGATGAG CCTGTATGTGATGATATCCAATTTGATGAAGAAGAACTCGGAGATGTTAATTTTGGACCCCCACGCAATATCACAGAGCTGAAACTAGGCCTCAATTATTGGACGTGCCACCCTGAAATTATTATTTTTCGGATTCGTTCAGAAGAACCTGATTTGATGATCCAG CTTTTTACGAGTGAACTAGAAGATCTGGTAAATTGTTGGAAGCACCCTTTAAAACGG